One stretch of Hemibagrus wyckioides isolate EC202008001 linkage group LG01, SWU_Hwy_1.0, whole genome shotgun sequence DNA includes these proteins:
- the rbis gene encoding ribosomal biogenesis factor, which yields MAKNKQKGKKHQNVFQVANKQSKPKSKTKPVKSSLKHINTLKQEKVENLNQIFSEVQRDMKSVSKSTAKESTGKTQISREKVQESVNVDGAAQLFSQL from the exons ATGgcgaaaaataaacagaaggggaaaaaacatcaGAATGTCTTTCAAGTGGCTAACAAACAGTCCAAGCCCAAGTCCAAAACAAAGCCGGTGAAGTCTTCATTAAAACAT ataaacacactgaaacaagaGAAAGTGGAGAACTTGAATCAGATTTTCTCGGAGGTGCAGAGGGACATGAAAAGTGTTTCAAAATCTACAGCCAAAGAATCGACAGGGAAAACACAG aTTTCAAGGGAGAAAGTACAGGAATCAGTGAATGTGGATGGAGCTGCACAACTTTTCTCTCAATTGTAG
- the nrros gene encoding transforming growth factor beta activator LRRC33, whose protein sequence is MLVIRVLLYVGFVAVLPALCHPHTICTLTQRTAICNSLRLSSVPSDLPQQTEELFLNQNIILKLQNGCLSGYSSLRMLSCANCFLNAVDGQVFSSSPLIENLNFADNELHKEHSQFAQSLGTLTRLRILDISGNGLTEDMVSELLQNLTTLEFLDLSRNVLLRLDEYTFRDLHQLKELNLENNVLFEIDSAFDHLKKLRRLNLAFNSLPCLVKFEMTQLVVLNASHNLIEWFITNQDITETFELETLDLSDNRLLYFPFLPTYNRIKTLLLPNNHIGFYSRLSQNASLNLTSSVEFYNLGENASNVTAELWRDDLHGDISSVELLDLSVNQVRYFPQGFLQKMPHLYWLRMRSNCLESLNLTGEEFPVTVYELDVSNNRLAELHAHSSSISELNNLTHLNLSLNNIQKLPPRVFTNFPSLSIVDLSYNTVGLCHPTELRNTNSSACAVWTNLSTLKQLHIAGCNINKIPPLTFDGTPLTYLDLSNNPDLHIGQDCLLGLSGTLQHLGLSNTGLQDFNFSPFKQLKFLNLSKNSISVLPISLMTLNLKLLDLRDNMLSTIEPEHATVLAEQVQIVYVDGNNFNCCQLEWYRTFEKSKNLHVADSLEVTCVDLHQQRLKASLFDSVLCGGRSTDESIFWYILLFLSVGVSMAGVSVIYFLTFRPRLLPRVIKKKCWKPTTY, encoded by the exons ATGCTGGTTATCAGAGTCCTACTCTATGTTGGCTTTGTGGCTGTACTGCCAGCTCTCTGCCACCCTCACACCATCTGCACACTG ACTCAAAGGACAGCTATATGTAACAGCCTCAGACTCTCATCTGTTCCCAGTGACTTGCCACAGCAAACAGAAGAGCTTTTTTTGAATcagaacatcattttaaaattaCAGAATGGATGCCTCTCTGGGTATTCTTCCCTTCGCATGTTGAGCTGTGCAAACTGCTTTTTAAATGCAGTAGATGGGCAAGTGTTCTCCAGTTCACCTCTGATAGAGAACCTTAATTTTGCAGACAATGAACTTCACAAGGAGCACAGTCAGTTTGCCCAGTCTCTGGGTACATTGACCAGGCTACGAATTCTGGATATTTCTGGCAATGGGCTCACAGAGGACATGGTTTCTGAACTCTTACAGAACCTCACAACTCTCGAGTTCCTGGATTTGTCCAGGAATGTTCTACTGAGATTGGATGAGTACACATTTAGAGATCTTCATCAACTCAAAGAACTGAATCTAGAAAATAACGTTTTGTTTGAGATCGATTCCGCATTTGATCACTTAAAAAAGCTCAGGCGGCTTAACTTGGCCTTCAACTCACTGCCATGCCTTGTGAAATTCGAGATGACCCAGTTGGTGGTACTAAATGCCAGTCACAACCTCATTGAATGGTTCATAACTAATCAGGACATCACAGAAACCTTTGAACTGGAGACGCTGGACTTGTCTGATAACCGCCTCCTGTATTTTCCATTCCTTCCAACCTACAATCGCATTAAAACTCTGTTACTACCCAACAATCATATTGGCTTTTACAGTCGTCTGTCACAGAACGCCTctttaaatttgaccagtagtgtTGAGTTCTACAATTTGGGGGAAAATGCCAGCAATGTTACAGCAGAACTTTGGAGAGATGACCTTCATGGAGATATATCTTCTGTGGAATTGCTGGATCTCAGTGTTAACCAGGTGAGATACTTCCCTCAAGGTTTTCTTCAGAAAATGCCTCATCTCTACTGGCTGAGGATGAGGAGCAACTGCTTAGAATCTCTGAATCTAACAGGAGAAGAGTTTCCTGTAACTGTGTATGAGCTGGACGTGAGCAACAACAGACTTGCTGAACTGCATGCACACTCCAGCTCAATCAGTGAACTAAATAACCTTACACATTTGAACCTGAGCTTAAACAACATACAGAAGCTTCCCCCTAGAGTGTTCACTAATTTTCCTAGTCTCAGCATTGTGGACCTCAGTTATAACACAGTTGGTTTGTGCCATCCTACAGAGCTACGCAACACGAACTCTTCAGCCTGCGCTGTCTGGACAAATCTCTCCACATTAAAACAGCTCCATATTGCTGGATGTAACATAAACAAAATTCCTCCGTTAACATTCGATGGCACACCACTAACGTACCTTGACCTGTCTAACAACCCAGACCTGCACATTGGCCAAGACTGTTTATTAGGTCTCAGTGGGACTCTCCAGCACCTAGGCCTAAGCAACACAGGTTTGCAGGACTTTAACTTTTCTCCATTTAAACAGTTAAAATTTTTAAACCTCTCCAAAAACTCAATATCAGTGCTTCCTATATCGCTGATGACACTGAACTTGAAGCTTCTGGACTTGAGGGACAACATGTTGTCTACTATTGAACCAGAACATGCTACTGTGCTagctgaacaagtgcagattgTTTATGtggatggaaataatttcaacTGCTGCCAGTTAGAGTGGTACAGGACGTTTGAGAAGTCGAAAAACCTCCATGTTGCCGATTCTTTAGAGGTTACATGTGTAGACTTACACCAGCAGAGACTAAAAGCTAGCCTTTTTGACTCTGTCCTTTGTGGGGGCAGAAGCACAGATGAATCTATTTTCTGGTACATTCTACTATTTTTATCTGTTGGTGTGTCAATGGCGGGTGTCTCTGTCATTTATTTTCTGACTTTCAGACCAAGACTATTGCCACGTgttataaaaaagaaatgttggAAGCCCACAACTTATTAA
- the fbxo45 gene encoding F-box/SPRY domain-containing protein 1, whose translation MSGVAAAAAAASAGVSGSGAACGASGVAGRLPSRVLEHIFSYLDLSDLMRCSLVCWHWNNCLADENSEVWRSQCTRLLSEEALRSDILCNLATYKGKLKSFQHALSSHDCSRNVYIKKNGFTLHRNPIAQSTDGARAKIGFTEGRHAWEIWWEGPLGTVAVIGIATKRAPMQCQGYVALLGSDDQSWGWNLVDNNLLHNGEVNGNFPQCNNAPKYQIGERIRVILDMDDKTLAFERGFEFLGVAFRGLPKTCLFPAVSAVYGNTEVTMVYLGKPLDG comes from the exons ATGTCCGGCGtggccgctgctgctgctgccgcgaGCGCGGGCGTCTCTGGCTCGGGCGCGGCATGTGGGGCTTCGGGGGTCGCCGGCCGGCTGCCGAGCCGCGTCCTGGAGCACATTTTCTCTTATCTGGATTTATCGGACCTGATGCGGTGCTCGCTGGTCTGCTGGCACTGGAACAACTGCTTGGCGGATGAAAATAGCGAGGTATGGCGAAGCCAGTGCACGCGCTTACTCAGCGAAGAGGCGCTGCGCTCCGATATTCTCTGCAACCTCGCCACATACAAAGGAAAA TTGAAGTCATTTCAGCATGCACTGAGCTCCCACGACTGCTCCAGGAACGTGTATATTAAGAAAAATGGCTTCACACTCCATCGTAACCCGATTGCTCAGAGTACTGATGGTGCTCGTGCAAAAATCGGCTTCACGGAGGGCAGACATGCCTGGGAAATCTGGTGGGAGGGGCCCTTAGGCACGGTGGCAGTGATCGGTATCGCGACCAAAAGGGCGCCCATGCAGTGCCAGGGCTATGTTGCACTGCTGGGGAGTGATGATCAGAGCTGGGGCTGGAATCTTGTTGATAATAACCTGCTTCACAACGGCGAGGTCAATGGAAACTTCCCACAGTGCAATAACGCACCCAAGTACCAG ATAGGAGAGCGAATACGTGTGATTCTAGACATGGATGACAAGACGCTGGCGTTCGAGCGAGGGTTCGAGTTTCTTGGCGTGGCGTTCAGGGGACTGCCCAAAACCTGCCTCTTCCCTGCTGTTTCGGCTGTTTATGGTAACACGGAAGTCACGATGGTGTACCTTGGAAAACCTCTAGACGGCTGA